In a single window of the Terriglobia bacterium genome:
- the secE gene encoding preprotein translocase subunit SecE: MNRFLQKTRDFFRNVLEFIKETRKELKNVSWPNRRELVSTTVVVIVTVFFFGAFLAVVDFLVGHLMAAVLAKLAS; encoded by the coding sequence ATGAATCGATTCTTACAGAAAACCAGGGATTTTTTCCGAAACGTTCTTGAGTTCATCAAGGAAACCCGCAAGGAACTCAAAAACGTTTCATGGCCCAATCGGCGCGAGCTGGTTTCCACTACGGTGGTGGTTATCGTTACCGTGTTCTTTTTCGGGGCATTTCTTGCCGTGGTTGATTTCCTGGTCGGTCACCTCATGGCGGCCGTGCTGGCTAAGCTCGCATCCTAG
- the tuf gene encoding elongation factor Tu (EF-Tu; promotes GTP-dependent binding of aminoacyl-tRNA to the A-site of ribosomes during protein biosynthesis; when the tRNA anticodon matches the mRNA codon, GTP hydrolysis results; the inactive EF-Tu-GDP leaves the ribosome and release of GDP is promoted by elongation factor Ts; many prokaryotes have two copies of the gene encoding EF-Tu), with amino-acid sequence EMVMPGDNVNLTIKLITPIAMEKGLRFAIREGGHTVGAGTIAEILE; translated from the coding sequence CGGAGATGGTGATGCCGGGCGACAACGTGAACCTGACGATCAAGCTGATCACGCCGATTGCGATGGAGAAGGGGTTGCGGTTCGCGATCCGCGAAGGCGGCCATACGGTGGGCGCCGGCACCATCGCGGAAATTCTGGAGTAG
- the rpmG gene encoding 50S ribosomal protein L33 produces MRDIITLECTKCKNRNYTSTKNKKTTTERLELKKFCNRCRAHTVHKESR; encoded by the coding sequence ATGCGAGACATCATCACGTTGGAATGCACCAAGTGCAAGAATCGGAACTACACGTCTACCAAAAACAAGAAAACCACTACCGAACGCCTGGAGCTCAAGAAATTCTGCAACCGATGCCGGGCCCATACGGTACACAAGGAATCGAGATGA